From Argopecten irradians isolate NY chromosome 12, Ai_NY, whole genome shotgun sequence, one genomic window encodes:
- the LOC138304927 gene encoding uncharacterized protein isoform X1, with translation MPATRVPKKKKMATATKTKESAVLKDGSLAILAKEIGQDDLNGLVLTMYLNVPNTDIVNIANSASECGLLDANESLRTETTRRCLLHWKSMRAGAKEREKVKELDRALKELGKAEIADVVSERHSNNAELTPDAFSNLS, from the coding sequence TGGCTACAGCGACCAAGACCAAGGAGTCTGCGGTGTTGAAGGACGGCAGTTTGGCCATTCTCGCCAAGGAGATCGGACAGGATGACCTGAACGGACTCGTGTTGACCATGTACCTCAATGTGCCAAACACAGACATTGTAAACATCGCCAACAGTGCGTCCGAATGTGGACTCCTCGACGCCAACGAATCTCTAAGGACAGAGACAACGCGCAGGTGTCTATTGCACTGGAAGAGCATGCGCGCTGGGGCCAAGGAGCGCGAGAAGGTGAAGGAATTGGACAGAGCATTAAAGGAACTCGGGAAAGCCGAAATCGCCGACGTTGTGTCCGAACGACACTCCAATAATGCAGAGCTCACACCGGACGCTTTCTCAAACCTTAGTTAA
- the LOC138304927 gene encoding uncharacterized protein isoform X2 — translation MTEEVATATKTKESAVLKDGSLAILAKEIGQDDLNGLVLTMYLNVPNTDIVNIANSASECGLLDANESLRTETTRRCLLHWKSMRAGAKEREKVKELDRALKELGKAEIADVVSERHSNNAELTPDAFSNLS, via the coding sequence TGGCTACAGCGACCAAGACCAAGGAGTCTGCGGTGTTGAAGGACGGCAGTTTGGCCATTCTCGCCAAGGAGATCGGACAGGATGACCTGAACGGACTCGTGTTGACCATGTACCTCAATGTGCCAAACACAGACATTGTAAACATCGCCAACAGTGCGTCCGAATGTGGACTCCTCGACGCCAACGAATCTCTAAGGACAGAGACAACGCGCAGGTGTCTATTGCACTGGAAGAGCATGCGCGCTGGGGCCAAGGAGCGCGAGAAGGTGAAGGAATTGGACAGAGCATTAAAGGAACTCGGGAAAGCCGAAATCGCCGACGTTGTGTCCGAACGACACTCCAATAATGCAGAGCTCACACCGGACGCTTTCTCAAACCTTAGTTAA